Proteins from a genomic interval of Enterococcus faecium:
- the hslU gene encoding ATP-dependent protease ATPase subunit HslU, whose product MYELKQTPRQIVSELDEYIVGQHAAKKSVAVALRNRYRRLQLDEKMQQDITPKNMLMIGPTGVGKTEIARRLAKIVNAPFVKVEATKFTEVGYVGRDVESMVRDLVENAIQIVEKEQYSRVYTSAKKNAEKRLVKILVPGIKKEQKQSTNQFEQMMNLFNASQQNTAEPQEEVTEDIRINRRTVLEQLQKGLLDSREVTIEVEDQKKPAPMMNNGLEQMGIDLNETLGALTPKKKVERTVTVKEALELLIKEESAKLVKDADIHSEAIKLAEESGIIFIDEIDKITSKSQQSGEVSREGVQRDILPIVEGSQVNTKYGIIQTDHVLFIASGAFHLSKPSDLIPELQGRFPIRVELDDLTAEDFVKILTEPNNALVKQYVALIGTENVSVTFTKEAIERIAQIAFDVNRDTDNIGARRLHTILEKLLEDLLFEAPDMQMGEITITEAYVDDKLGSIAANEDLSRYIL is encoded by the coding sequence ATGTATGAATTAAAACAAACACCAAGACAAATCGTAAGTGAATTAGATGAATATATCGTAGGACAGCACGCAGCAAAAAAATCTGTTGCCGTTGCTTTGCGTAACCGCTATCGCCGTTTGCAGTTAGATGAAAAAATGCAACAAGATATTACACCAAAAAATATGCTGATGATCGGACCTACAGGGGTCGGTAAAACAGAAATCGCACGACGTTTGGCAAAAATCGTCAATGCACCATTTGTCAAAGTCGAAGCAACAAAATTTACTGAAGTCGGTTATGTCGGAAGAGATGTAGAATCAATGGTTCGGGATTTAGTAGAAAATGCGATCCAAATCGTAGAAAAAGAGCAGTACAGCCGTGTATACACAAGTGCTAAAAAAAATGCAGAAAAACGTTTGGTAAAAATCTTGGTACCTGGTATCAAAAAAGAACAGAAACAATCCACTAATCAATTTGAACAAATGATGAATCTTTTTAATGCTAGCCAGCAAAATACCGCTGAACCGCAAGAAGAAGTGACAGAAGATATTCGAATCAATCGCCGTACAGTCTTGGAACAACTACAAAAGGGTTTACTGGATAGTCGTGAAGTAACCATTGAAGTTGAAGACCAAAAGAAACCTGCACCAATGATGAACAATGGATTGGAGCAAATGGGGATCGACCTAAATGAAACTCTAGGTGCTTTGACACCGAAGAAAAAAGTGGAACGGACGGTAACAGTCAAAGAAGCTTTAGAGTTATTGATCAAGGAAGAATCAGCAAAATTAGTCAAGGATGCTGATATCCATAGTGAGGCAATCAAATTAGCGGAAGAAAGTGGAATTATTTTTATCGATGAAATCGATAAGATCACTTCTAAATCACAGCAATCTGGAGAAGTATCCAGAGAAGGCGTCCAAAGAGACATATTGCCAATTGTCGAAGGTTCACAAGTAAACACAAAATACGGGATCATCCAAACAGATCACGTCCTATTCATTGCTTCAGGAGCTTTCCATTTGTCTAAACCAAGTGATCTAATTCCAGAACTTCAAGGACGCTTCCCGATACGGGTAGAATTAGATGATTTGACAGCTGAAGATTTTGTGAAGATTCTGACCGAACCAAATAATGCTTTAGTAAAACAATACGTCGCGTTGATCGGTACAGAAAATGTGTCAGTTACGTTTACAAAAGAAGCAATTGAACGGATCGCTCAAATCGCTTTCGATGTCAACCGTGACACAGATAATATCGGCGCACGCAGACTGCATACCATTTTGGAAAAACTACTAGAAGATCTATTATTTGAAGCACCAGATATGCAAATGGGAGAAATAACGATCACAGAAGCATATGTGGATGACAAACTTGGCTCAATTGCGGCAAATGAAGATTTAAGTCGCTATATTTTATAA
- the hslV gene encoding HslVU peptidase proteolytic subunit, with translation MVESPFHSTTICAVEKDGKFAMAGDGQVTMGESVVMKGTAKKVRRIYNGEVVVGFAGSVADAFTLEEKFEGKLNEYNGNLQRAAVELAQEWRTQQSMQKLEAMLIVMNDKEMLLVSGTGEVITPDDGILAIGSGGNFALAAARAMKNYAQNDMSAKEIAENALNIAADICIFTNHNIIVEEL, from the coding sequence ATGGTCGAATCACCATTTCATTCAACCACTATCTGTGCCGTCGAAAAAGACGGGAAATTTGCTATGGCTGGAGATGGCCAAGTAACAATGGGTGAATCTGTTGTCATGAAAGGCACTGCAAAGAAAGTACGACGTATCTACAATGGAGAAGTTGTTGTAGGTTTCGCCGGAAGTGTTGCAGATGCGTTTACTTTAGAAGAAAAATTTGAAGGCAAACTAAACGAATATAACGGGAATCTACAACGCGCAGCTGTCGAATTAGCTCAAGAATGGCGGACACAGCAATCTATGCAAAAACTTGAAGCGATGCTGATCGTAATGAATGATAAAGAAATGCTTCTTGTTTCAGGTACAGGAGAAGTTATCACACCAGATGATGGTATCTTAGCTATCGGATCAGGAGGGAATTTTGCGTTGGCTGCAGCCCGAGCAATGAAAAACTATGCTCAAAACGACATGAGTGCGAAAGAAATTGCAGAAAATGCGTTAAATATTGCCGCAGATATCTGTATCTTTACTAATCATAATATTATCGTAGAAGAACTGTAA
- the xerC gene encoding tyrosine recombinase XerC: MTEATWEQKFLRYLIVERGYSEKTKEAYEEDILHFKHFLEESGDADLLKAEYFTVRVYLSALADHRPSYSRNSISRKIASLRSFYQYLLKEEVIKENPFSYVHLKKKNLRLPRFFYENEMQALFDSVAGDSPLDLRNRALLEVLYGSGIRLSECSSLSVSDIDFDSEVMLIHGKGNKERYAPLGSFAQDALQEYFREGRQVLMTKYHEEHDIVFVNHHGKPITPTGIEYVLNQMIKKSSLDSDIHPHMLRHTFATHLLNNGADLRTVQELLGHANLSTTQIYAHVTKESLQKNYRSFHPRA, from the coding sequence ATGACAGAAGCCACGTGGGAACAAAAATTTTTGCGTTATTTGATTGTCGAAAGAGGATATTCAGAAAAAACGAAAGAAGCATATGAAGAAGACATTCTCCATTTCAAACATTTTTTGGAGGAATCTGGAGACGCTGATCTGCTGAAGGCGGAATATTTTACGGTTCGTGTCTATTTGAGTGCATTAGCTGATCATCGTCCTAGCTATAGCAGAAATTCTATCAGTCGCAAGATAGCCAGCCTACGTTCGTTTTATCAGTATCTTCTCAAAGAAGAAGTGATAAAAGAAAATCCATTTTCTTACGTTCATCTCAAAAAGAAAAATTTGAGACTGCCACGTTTTTTTTATGAAAATGAAATGCAAGCACTTTTTGACAGCGTAGCAGGAGATAGTCCTTTGGATTTGAGGAACCGCGCTTTACTGGAAGTCCTTTACGGGTCAGGCATCCGTTTAAGTGAGTGTAGCAGTTTGTCGGTATCAGACATTGATTTTGATTCAGAGGTCATGTTGATCCATGGTAAAGGGAACAAAGAGAGATATGCTCCTCTAGGTTCTTTTGCTCAAGATGCTCTGCAAGAATATTTCAGGGAAGGCCGCCAGGTATTGATGACAAAATATCACGAAGAGCATGATATCGTTTTTGTGAATCATCATGGAAAACCAATCACGCCTACTGGAATTGAATATGTCTTGAATCAAATGATCAAAAAAAGCAGTTTGGATAGTGATATCCATCCTCACATGCTGCGCCATACATTTGCTACTCATTTATTAAATAATGGGGCAGATTTGCGGACAGTCCAAGAATTGCTAGGACATGCCAATTTATCGACTACCCAGATCTATGCCCATGTAACAAAAGAAAGTTTACAAAAAAACTATCGTTCTTTCCATCCAAGAGCGTAA
- the trmFO gene encoding FADH(2)-oxidizing methylenetetrahydrofolate--tRNA-(uracil(54)-C(5))-methyltransferase TrmFO gives MEITKKTSKNNRKEVLSLKMVNVVGAGLAGSEAAWQIAQAGVPVRLYEMRPVKSTEAHHTSNFAELVCSNSLRGNSLANAVGLLKEEMRRLNSVVITSADETAVPAGGALAVDRDSFSETITRKVKEHPLVTVINEEITEIPEGITVVATGPLTSHPLAESIKAFNGSDGFYFYDAAAPIVDKATIDMDKVYLKSRYDKGEAAYLNCPMTEEEFKAFHEALINAEVAELKSFEKEKYFEGCMPIEVMAQRGFKTMLFGPMKPVGLEDPKTGKRPYAVIQLRQDNAAASLYNIVGFQTHLKWGEQKRVFRMIPGLENAEFVRYGVMHRNSFMNSPELLKPTYQSTKREDLFFAGQMTGVEGYVESAASGLLAGINAARLAKEMEPVEFPQETAIGSMAYYITHAEGKHFQPMNANYGLFPELPERIRDKKARYEAIAQRALKANEAIKTELEKTAIPNE, from the coding sequence ATGGAGATTACGAAGAAGACATCCAAAAATAATAGAAAAGAGGTTCTTTCATTGAAAATGGTAAATGTTGTTGGAGCAGGGCTTGCCGGAAGTGAAGCTGCTTGGCAGATCGCACAAGCAGGAGTCCCTGTCCGTTTATATGAAATGCGTCCAGTCAAATCGACTGAGGCGCATCACACAAGTAATTTTGCTGAACTAGTATGTTCCAATTCATTAAGAGGAAACAGTTTGGCTAATGCAGTAGGGTTATTGAAAGAAGAAATGCGCCGATTGAATTCGGTAGTAATCACTTCGGCAGATGAAACAGCAGTGCCAGCTGGTGGTGCCTTAGCTGTTGACCGCGATTCTTTTTCTGAAACAATTACCCGAAAAGTCAAAGAGCATCCATTAGTAACAGTGATAAACGAAGAAATTACTGAAATACCGGAAGGAATCACCGTAGTAGCAACAGGACCTTTGACTTCTCATCCATTAGCAGAAAGCATCAAAGCATTCAATGGTTCAGATGGTTTTTATTTCTATGATGCAGCTGCACCAATCGTAGACAAAGCTACGATCGATATGGATAAAGTATATTTGAAGTCCCGCTATGACAAAGGAGAAGCAGCTTACTTGAACTGTCCGATGACAGAAGAGGAATTCAAAGCTTTCCATGAGGCACTAATCAATGCCGAAGTGGCAGAACTTAAATCTTTTGAGAAAGAAAAATATTTTGAAGGATGTATGCCAATTGAAGTAATGGCACAGCGAGGATTCAAAACGATGCTTTTCGGACCTATGAAACCAGTTGGATTGGAAGATCCTAAAACTGGCAAACGTCCTTATGCTGTTATCCAGCTGCGTCAAGACAATGCTGCAGCTTCTTTATACAACATCGTGGGCTTTCAGACTCACTTGAAATGGGGCGAGCAAAAACGTGTTTTCCGGATGATTCCTGGGTTAGAAAATGCTGAATTCGTTCGCTATGGTGTGATGCACCGAAACAGCTTTATGAATTCGCCAGAATTGCTGAAACCGACTTACCAATCAACGAAACGCGAAGATCTGTTCTTTGCAGGTCAGATGACTGGTGTAGAAGGCTATGTTGAAAGTGCAGCGAGCGGACTACTTGCTGGAATCAACGCCGCACGCTTAGCAAAAGAAATGGAACCAGTCGAGTTTCCACAAGAAACAGCTATTGGAAGTATGGCTTACTACATTACTCATGCGGAAGGAAAACATTTCCAACCGATGAATGCCAACTATGGTCTGTTTCCTGAACTGCCAGAGCGCATTCGAGACAAAAAAGCAAGATATGAAGCAATTGCACAACGAGCTTTAAAAGCTAATGAGGCAATAAAAACAGAATTAGAAAAAACTGCAATCCCAAATGAGTAA
- the topA gene encoding type I DNA topoisomerase, with amino-acid sequence MAYKYLVIVESPAKAKTIEKYLGRNYKVMASVGHIRDLPKSKMGIDFENNYEPHYISIRGKGDVIKSLKAAAKKAQKVYLASDPDREGEAIAWHLAYLLGLDLKEKNRVVFNEITKDAVKAAFKEPRTIDVDLVDAQQARRTLDRIVGYSISPILWRKVKKGLSAGRVQSVALKIIIDREKEIREFVPEEYWSIDGNFKKARKKFKANFWGIDGKKKKLPDAQSVKEVTARIDGTDFEVKKVEKKERKRNPANPFTTSSLQQEAARKLNFRTRKTMMVAQQLYEGITLGKQGTVGLITYMRTDSTRIADTAKAEAAAFIEDTYGKEFSRHDHRKIKNAQGAQDAHEAVRPTSVLRTPDELKQYLDKDQLKLYTLIWSRFVASQMTPAILDTMKVTLEQNGVIFIANGSKIKFKGFMQVYVEGRDDGKEEKENILPELEEGDVVQSVDIEPKQHFTQPPARFSEATLIRALEENGVGRPSTYAPTLDTIQRRYYVKLTQKRFEPTELGEIVNSLICEFFPQIVDIHFTAEMEGDLDKIEEGTEAWVKVVDRFYKPFEKELTNAEEKIEKIQIKDEPAGFDCDVCGHPMVIKLGKYGKFYACSNFPDCRNTKPIVKEIGVTCPVCHEGQVIERKSKKNRLFYGCSRFPECEFTSWDKPVGRNCPKCDGYLVEKKVKGGKQVVCVNGDYEEDIQK; translated from the coding sequence ATGGCGTATAAATATTTAGTGATTGTAGAATCACCTGCAAAAGCCAAGACAATTGAGAAATATCTTGGACGAAACTATAAAGTAATGGCCAGTGTTGGCCATATAAGAGATTTACCGAAAAGTAAAATGGGTATCGATTTTGAAAACAATTATGAACCCCATTATATTTCTATACGCGGAAAAGGCGATGTCATCAAAAGCCTGAAAGCCGCAGCAAAAAAAGCTCAAAAAGTTTACTTGGCAAGTGACCCGGATAGAGAAGGAGAAGCGATTGCTTGGCATTTAGCGTACCTACTTGGGTTGGATCTGAAAGAAAAAAATCGGGTGGTCTTCAATGAAATCACAAAAGACGCAGTCAAAGCAGCTTTTAAGGAACCAAGAACGATCGATGTAGATTTAGTAGATGCACAGCAAGCTCGTCGTACCTTAGACAGAATCGTTGGTTATTCGATCAGTCCTATTCTCTGGCGTAAGGTCAAGAAAGGGTTAAGTGCAGGACGTGTCCAATCTGTCGCTTTAAAAATTATTATTGACCGTGAAAAAGAGATCCGAGAATTTGTTCCAGAAGAATATTGGAGCATCGACGGTAATTTTAAAAAAGCTCGCAAGAAATTCAAAGCAAATTTCTGGGGAATCGACGGTAAGAAAAAGAAATTACCAGATGCACAAAGTGTAAAAGAAGTCACTGCTAGAATTGATGGAACAGACTTCGAAGTTAAAAAAGTAGAAAAGAAAGAGCGCAAAAGAAACCCTGCGAATCCTTTCACTACAAGTAGCCTGCAACAAGAAGCTGCCCGTAAGTTAAACTTTCGAACAAGAAAAACCATGATGGTAGCACAGCAATTATATGAAGGAATCACTTTGGGTAAACAAGGAACAGTCGGCTTGATTACATACATGCGTACTGATTCTACCCGGATTGCCGATACAGCAAAAGCAGAGGCCGCAGCATTTATTGAAGATACGTATGGAAAAGAATTTTCTAGACATGATCACCGAAAGATCAAAAATGCTCAAGGCGCACAAGATGCCCATGAAGCTGTGCGTCCAACGAGTGTGCTTCGTACACCAGATGAACTCAAACAATATTTAGATAAAGATCAATTGAAACTTTATACATTGATCTGGTCACGTTTTGTGGCTAGTCAGATGACACCAGCTATTTTAGATACAATGAAAGTGACATTAGAACAAAATGGTGTCATCTTCATTGCGAACGGTTCAAAAATCAAATTCAAAGGATTCATGCAAGTGTATGTGGAAGGTAGAGATGACGGCAAAGAAGAGAAAGAAAATATTCTTCCAGAACTTGAAGAAGGCGATGTAGTCCAATCTGTTGATATTGAACCAAAACAACATTTTACTCAACCACCAGCACGTTTTAGTGAGGCTACGTTGATTCGTGCACTAGAAGAAAACGGGGTAGGGCGACCTTCCACTTATGCACCAACACTTGATACGATCCAAAGACGCTACTATGTAAAATTGACACAAAAAAGATTTGAGCCGACTGAACTAGGAGAAATTGTCAATTCATTAATCTGTGAATTCTTCCCTCAAATCGTCGATATCCATTTCACAGCAGAAATGGAAGGAGATTTGGATAAAATTGAAGAAGGCACGGAAGCGTGGGTCAAAGTGGTTGATCGTTTCTATAAACCGTTTGAAAAAGAACTGACGAATGCGGAAGAAAAAATCGAAAAAATTCAAATCAAAGATGAACCAGCAGGATTCGATTGTGATGTCTGTGGACATCCGATGGTGATAAAATTAGGGAAATATGGGAAGTTTTATGCTTGCAGTAATTTTCCTGATTGTCGGAATACGAAACCAATCGTAAAAGAAATCGGTGTGACTTGCCCAGTATGTCATGAAGGACAAGTCATTGAACGAAAATCTAAGAAAAACAGACTATTCTATGGTTGTTCCCGTTTCCCAGAATGTGAATTCACTTCTTGGGATAAACCAGTGGGCAGAAATTGTCCAAAATGTGACGGATATCTGGTCGAGAAGAAAGTCAAAGGCGGTAAACAAGTAGTCTGTGTAAATGGAGATTACGAAGAAGACATCCAAAAATAA
- the dprA gene encoding DNA-processing protein DprA, protein MYQIEENLLKLAYTKGISSQGKWALANWMMQYPYKEIGFEDIIKIGKITKHRELFRKSWQEIHANWGKIQSKQSFITCFDPKYPPQLLHLTYPPIVLFYNGDLSLLSCNMLSVVGGRHTSALAKKTVYYLLKPVIEAGYVIVSGCAKGIDTYGHQAAISHGGRTIAVIGTGIEQVYPAENRDLQEVIANDHLLLSEYPPQSGPKKHCFPMRNRIIAALSKVTCVFEAKKKSGSLITAQQALDLGRTVFSVPGNILTEHSTGCHHLIQDGAVCTVSGEDILAEFKE, encoded by the coding sequence ATGTATCAAATAGAAGAAAATTTATTGAAACTTGCTTATACAAAAGGAATCAGTAGTCAAGGAAAATGGGCACTTGCTAACTGGATGATGCAGTATCCTTATAAAGAAATCGGATTTGAAGACATCATTAAGATAGGTAAAATAACCAAACATCGGGAGCTGTTTCGCAAAAGTTGGCAGGAAATTCACGCTAACTGGGGCAAAATCCAATCGAAACAGTCGTTTATCACTTGCTTTGATCCCAAATATCCCCCTCAGCTGCTTCACTTGACCTATCCGCCAATTGTACTGTTTTATAATGGTGATCTATCTTTACTTTCTTGTAACATGTTAAGCGTTGTTGGTGGAAGACACACTTCTGCTTTAGCCAAAAAAACAGTTTATTATTTACTAAAACCAGTGATAGAAGCTGGATATGTGATCGTCAGTGGCTGCGCGAAAGGGATAGATACATACGGTCACCAAGCAGCAATCTCTCATGGTGGACGGACAATCGCAGTCATTGGAACAGGGATAGAGCAAGTCTATCCTGCTGAAAATCGTGACTTGCAAGAGGTGATTGCAAATGATCATCTTCTTTTGAGTGAATATCCTCCTCAATCCGGCCCGAAAAAGCATTGTTTTCCAATGAGAAATCGGATTATCGCAGCTTTGTCTAAAGTAACATGTGTCTTTGAAGCCAAGAAAAAAAGCGGCTCTCTGATAACAGCACAGCAAGCATTGGATCTTGGAAGAACAGTTTTTTCTGTTCCAGGAAATATTTTAACAGAACATTCTACCGGATGTCATCATTTGATCCAAGACGGTGCAGTTTGCACGGTTTCGGGTGAAGATATCTTGGCAGAATTTAAAGAATAA
- a CDS encoding ribonuclease HII, with amino-acid sequence MTESIQSIKERLKSIQRIDDPTLESLRNDPRKGVQQALASFERRLKKEALIKEKYEEMFCFEKQGYAQGHQWIAGIDEVGRGPLAGPVVAAAVILPKNEIILGLNDSKQLSEKKRELLYQQVQEKALAIGIGIVDQQTIDDVNIYEASKLAMIQAVEKLSIVPSYLLIDAMTLDLPIQQEKIIKGDARSVSIAAASIIAKVYRDQLMKEYDVLYPGYGFSHNAGYGTKEHLEGLERQGITPIHRKSFAPVKKYLQ; translated from the coding sequence ATGACTGAATCCATCCAAAGTATCAAAGAACGATTGAAAAGCATACAGAGAATAGATGATCCTACACTAGAATCATTAAGAAATGATCCACGCAAAGGCGTGCAGCAAGCACTGGCTTCTTTTGAACGACGATTGAAAAAGGAAGCATTAATTAAGGAAAAATATGAAGAAATGTTTTGCTTTGAAAAGCAAGGGTACGCACAAGGTCACCAATGGATTGCCGGCATTGATGAAGTAGGAAGAGGACCATTAGCTGGACCTGTCGTGGCAGCTGCAGTTATCTTGCCGAAAAATGAGATCATATTAGGGCTGAATGACTCCAAACAATTATCAGAGAAAAAGCGAGAACTTCTTTATCAACAAGTTCAAGAAAAAGCCCTGGCAATCGGGATCGGGATCGTTGATCAACAGACAATCGATGATGTGAATATTTATGAAGCAAGTAAATTAGCGATGATCCAAGCAGTAGAAAAATTGTCCATTGTACCAAGCTATTTGTTGATCGATGCGATGACCTTGGATTTGCCTATTCAGCAGGAAAAAATAATCAAAGGGGATGCACGATCTGTGTCGATTGCTGCTGCAAGTATCATTGCTAAAGTATATCGAGACCAATTGATGAAAGAATATGACGTGCTTTATCCTGGATATGGTTTCTCGCATAATGCAGGTTATGGAACAAAGGAACACTTAGAAGGACTTGAACGACAAGGAATTACGCCAATCCATCGTAAAAGTTTTGCACCTGTAAAAAAATATTTACAATAA
- the ylqF gene encoding ribosome biogenesis GTPase YlqF, translating into MTIQWFPGHMAKARREVSEKMKYVDIVFELVDARLPLSSRNPMLDQIIQQKPRLVLLNKADLADPQQTKLWQEYFRKQGHLALAITAQESKGIKGLVPAAKEALKEKRARDAARGIKPRAIRAMVLGIPNVGKSTLMNRLVGKKIAQTGNKPGVTKGQQWLRLGNELELLDTPGILWPKFEDEEIGKKLALTGAIKDQLVHLDDLAIYGLDFFARYYSGRISDRYGLSIEQEEKLAPELLMDITAKRGYKEDYDRGSELVVHDIRQGKLGRYTLDRCEEMEQKSDD; encoded by the coding sequence ATGACCATCCAATGGTTTCCGGGACATATGGCAAAAGCCCGACGAGAAGTTTCTGAAAAAATGAAATATGTGGACATCGTATTTGAATTGGTAGACGCACGATTACCTTTATCTTCTCGTAATCCAATGCTAGATCAGATCATTCAGCAAAAACCTCGCCTTGTTTTATTGAATAAAGCGGATCTGGCAGATCCACAACAGACAAAGCTGTGGCAAGAATATTTTCGTAAACAAGGCCATCTTGCATTAGCTATCACGGCACAAGAAAGTAAAGGAATTAAAGGTCTAGTACCTGCGGCTAAAGAAGCATTGAAAGAAAAACGGGCAAGAGATGCTGCTCGGGGGATCAAGCCTCGCGCTATTCGGGCAATGGTCTTAGGTATTCCAAATGTTGGGAAATCTACGTTGATGAATCGACTAGTAGGCAAGAAAATTGCACAGACAGGAAATAAGCCTGGCGTAACAAAAGGTCAGCAGTGGCTTCGTTTAGGTAATGAGTTGGAATTGTTAGACACACCAGGGATTTTATGGCCCAAATTTGAAGATGAAGAAATCGGCAAAAAACTAGCGCTGACAGGCGCGATCAAAGACCAGCTTGTCCATTTAGATGATTTAGCGATTTACGGATTAGACTTTTTTGCCCGATATTATTCAGGAAGAATCAGCGATCGTTATGGTTTATCAATCGAGCAAGAAGAAAAATTGGCACCGGAATTACTGATGGATATTACAGCAAAACGTGGGTATAAAGAAGACTATGATCGTGGCAGCGAATTAGTCGTGCATGATATTCGTCAAGGAAAACTTGGACGATACACACTGGATCGTTGCGAAGAAATGGAGCAAAAAAGTGATGACTGA
- a CDS encoding VOC family protein, with translation MNSMVFVNFPVADVNRSVAFYEKLGFKKNEEFSTEEAGSMVWDDTFWVMLLSHDFYKKFIKDKEIADNKKTSGALISFSVENADEVKKFAQIAKENGGTFHEVDMGMPEEEMFSLEVQDLDGNTLEPVWMKM, from the coding sequence ATGAATAGTATGGTTTTTGTTAATTTTCCTGTTGCTGATGTCAATCGTTCCGTTGCTTTTTATGAAAAGCTGGGTTTTAAAAAAAATGAAGAATTTTCTACTGAAGAAGCTGGTTCAATGGTATGGGATGACACTTTTTGGGTAATGCTTCTCTCTCATGATTTTTATAAAAAATTTATAAAAGATAAAGAAATAGCTGATAATAAAAAAACAAGTGGTGCTTTGATTTCGTTTAGTGTTGAAAACGCGGATGAAGTAAAAAAATTTGCTCAAATTGCAAAAGAAAATGGTGGTACTTTCCACGAAGTAGATATGGGAATGCCTGAAGAAGAAATGTTTTCATTAGAAGTCCAAGATCTAGACGGAAATACATTAGAACCCGTATGGATGAAGATGTAA
- a CDS encoding IS30 family transposase, protein MTYTHLTPNELVMIEAYFHQETPVAIVAKQLKRGRQTIYNVYNFLKCGGTALEYFEQYKENKRRCGRTEIIFPAEEKEYIEKRSTEGWTPDVIIGRAERTFSCSVSTLYRRFKTGEFNVLHLPMQGKRKPNGYKEKRGKQAFKRNISERKKDYVVFEEEFGHLEGDTIVGIHHKSAVITLVERLSKAIIALKPEGRKAVDIENSINEWLQSVPKNLFKSITFDCGKEFSNWKSISNTNDIDIYFADPGTPSQRGLNEHSNGLLRKDGLPKEMEFNQVNQGFISSVASKRNHIPRKSLNYQTPLEVFLSYVNGKFCLA, encoded by the coding sequence ATGACTTATACCCATCTTACACCAAACGAGCTTGTAATGATAGAAGCATATTTTCATCAAGAAACTCCGGTTGCTATCGTTGCGAAGCAGCTTAAACGTGGACGCCAAACAATTTACAATGTCTATAACTTTCTCAAATGTGGTGGAACAGCACTTGAATACTTTGAACAATACAAAGAAAATAAGCGACGTTGTGGGAGAACCGAAATCATTTTTCCTGCTGAGGAAAAAGAATACATTGAAAAAAGATCAACTGAAGGTTGGACCCCAGACGTCATTATTGGCCGTGCAGAGCGAACCTTCTCTTGTTCAGTAAGTACCCTCTATCGCCGGTTTAAGACGGGAGAATTCAATGTTTTACATTTACCGATGCAAGGAAAACGAAAACCAAATGGTTATAAGGAAAAACGTGGAAAACAGGCATTCAAAAGAAATATTTCTGAACGTAAAAAAGATTATGTCGTTTTCGAAGAAGAATTTGGACATTTAGAGGGTGATACGATTGTCGGCATCCACCATAAAAGTGCCGTCATCACACTCGTTGAGCGACTTTCAAAAGCCATTATCGCCTTGAAACCAGAAGGCCGTAAGGCAGTTGATATTGAAAATTCGATTAATGAATGGCTTCAATCCGTACCCAAAAATCTTTTCAAATCAATTACCTTTGATTGTGGAAAAGAATTCTCTAATTGGAAAAGTATTAGTAATACGAATGATATTGATATTTATTTCGCAGACCCAGGAACGCCTTCCCAACGGGGATTAAATGAACATTCAAACGGACTCCTCCGAAAAGATGGACTACCAAAAGAAATGGAATTCAACCAAGTCAATCAAGGATTCATCTCATCCGTTGCGTCCAAAAGAAACCATATCCCTAGAAAATCACTAAATTACCAAACACCATTAGAAGTTTTTTTGAGTTACGTAAATGGAAAGTTTTGTCTCGCTTAA